A window of Campylobacter cuniculorum DSM 23162 = LMG 24588 contains these coding sequences:
- a CDS encoding DNA adenine methylase, whose protein sequence is MAIKTYSFCEAKPFVKWAGGKRALLDSIISLMPRDFKNYFEPFVGGGALFFALQSKGLLDSKSIVLSDKNRELINAYEVIKSGPQSLLKELKSFQNKHNKDFFYTIRNLDRKEDFANLDSIFRAARFIYLNKTCFNGLCRYNAKGQFNTPMGSYKNPQIYNENLILNASNALQGVKILQGDFEEVAMNAASGDFVYFDPPYYPLNKTSSFVSYIDVFLEKEQKKLFEVFKALNSRGSKVLQSNSNAPFIRNLYKGFNCIEIQANRAINCKGAKRGKITELLIKGNYE, encoded by the coding sequence ATGGCAATTAAGACTTATAGTTTTTGCGAAGCTAAGCCCTTTGTGAAATGGGCTGGAGGCAAACGAGCCTTGCTTGATTCTATCATTTCTTTAATGCCACGTGATTTTAAGAATTATTTTGAGCCTTTTGTGGGAGGTGGGGCTTTATTTTTTGCTCTGCAGAGTAAAGGGCTTTTGGATTCTAAAAGCATTGTCTTAAGTGATAAAAATCGTGAGCTCATCAATGCCTATGAAGTCATAAAAAGCGGCCCACAAAGTCTTTTAAAAGAATTAAAATCCTTTCAAAACAAGCACAATAAGGATTTTTTCTACACGATACGCAATCTTGACAGAAAAGAGGATTTTGCAAATTTGGATTCTATTTTTAGAGCTGCACGATTTATTTATCTTAATAAAACCTGCTTTAATGGGCTGTGTCGCTATAATGCAAAGGGGCAATTTAACACACCGATGGGAAGCTATAAGAATCCTCAAATTTACAATGAGAATTTGATTTTAAATGCTTCAAACGCTCTGCAAGGGGTGAAAATTTTGCAGGGTGATTTTGAGGAAGTTGCAATGAATGCCGCAAGCGGAGATTTTGTCTATTTTGATCCTCCCTATTATCCGCTCAATAAAACTTCAAGTTTTGTGAGCTATATTGATGTTTTTTTAGAAAAAGAACAAAAGAAACTTTTTGAAGTCTTTAAAGCCTTAAATTCACGTGGTTCAAAGGTTTTGCAAAGCAATTCTAATGCACCTTTTATACGCAATTTATACAAGGGCTTTAATTGCATAGAAATTCAAGCAAATCGTGCCATTAATTGCAAAGGTGCTAAGAGAGGTAAAATAACAGAGCTTTTAATCAAGGGAAATTATGAGTAA
- a CDS encoding type ISP restriction/modification enzyme has translation MSEIGEGRFKNNKRDNKKIEKISYNEKEQELFVNDFLYFIKVSKEVWEYKIGGYQVLDKYLKSHKNEEIDTEYFTKIIQALHKSLEIESKIAAINIFDEI, from the coding sequence ATGAGTGAAATCGGTGAGGGTCGGTTTAAAAACAATAAGAGGGATAATAAAAAAATAGAAAAAATTTCCTATAATGAAAAAGAGCAAGAGCTTTTTGTCAATGATTTTTTGTATTTTATAAAAGTCTCTAAGGAAGTGTGGGAGTATAAAATCGGGGGTTATCAGGTTTTAGACAAATATCTCAAATCACACAAAAACGAGGAGATTGACACAGAGTATTTTACAAAAATCATTCAAGCTCTGCATAAGAGCTTAGAGATAGAGAGCAAAATTGCTGCGATTAATATCTTTGATGAAATTTAA